In Primulina eburnea isolate SZY01 chromosome 14, ASM2296580v1, whole genome shotgun sequence, the following proteins share a genomic window:
- the LOC140811434 gene encoding pentatricopeptide repeat-containing protein At2g34400 isoform X1, translating into MASLYAISRVQRELLFLEYSGSKRSIRCRCAWMTFRTKISRQFVAHSLHGTSRDLFDRLLFLLKSCKTIRLVEQIHSQVLVNSIPMPMPNFLLSKIIDLEDFNYSTLFFPRIPLPNSYAFNIMIRGLTTTWQRFNLALEFFDRMRFSGIKPDNFTYPFVFISCGYLFALKMGGATHSEVVKSGLLSDFHVAHSLITMYSRCSELSYARNVFDEMEERDLVSWNSIISGYSRLGLAAEAMEMFEEMRKGGFEPDEMTLVSVLGACGDLGNLNLGRWIEEYVMARRMELNSFIGSALINFYGKCGDLDSARRIFDSIKRKEVVIWNAMLTGYAQNGLSDSTLSMFTVMKETGTKPNEITLIAVLTACASIGALEIGKQVDEYASKNGYEHNIYVATALVDMYAKCGNLDNASRVFESIAKKNEVSWNAMISAHAFHGRAQDSLFLFHHMLEEGKTLPDDITFVGVLSACVHSRMVDEGYRLFDLMSSKFGLTPKVEHYSCMVDLLSRAGRVYEAWDFIQKMPQKPDEILLGALLGACQKLKNVDIGERVMRLLLEIEPSNSGNYVISSKIYADMKRWDDSARMRFLMKQKGVTKTPGCSWIEMDGDLREFHAGDLLVEDAQQIHQVLNILYEDLLMEIDNVDVELQIEYANVINI; encoded by the exons ATGGCAAGTCTATATGCTATATCAAGAGTTCAAAGGGAGCTATTGTTTTTG GAATATTCAGGTTCAAAAAGATCCATCCGCTGCCGCTGTGCGTGGATGACATTTCGTACCAAGATTTCCCGCCAATTTGTTGCTCATTCTCTTCATGGAACTTCCAGAGACCTCTTCGATCGACTCTTATTCCTTCTTAAAAGCTGCAAAACAATCAGGTTAGTGGAGCAAATACACTCCCAAGTGCTTGTTAACTCCATTCCCATGCCCATGCCAAATTTTTTACTATCTAAAATCATTGACCTCGAAGATTTCAACTACTCGACCCTTTTCTTCCCTCGAATCCCACTCCCCAACTCGTATGCTTTCAACATCATGATCCGGGGCCTCACCACAACGTGGCAAAGATTCAATCTTGCCTTGGAATTTTTTGATAGGATGAGATTTTCAGGAATAAAGCCCGATAATTTCACGTACCCATTTGTGTTCATTTCTTGTGGTTATCTTTTTGCCTTGAAAATGGGCGGAGCAACCCACAGTGAGGTTGTGAAAAGTGGGCTGCTTTCTGATTTCCACGTTGCTCATTCTTTGATCACGATGTACTCGCGGTGTAGTGAGCTGAGCTATGCACGGAATGTGTTCGATGAAATGGAAGAAAGGGATTTGGTGTCATGGAATTCCATAATATCCGGGTACTCAAGGTTGGGATTAGCTGCGGAGGCGATGGAGATGTTTGAGGAAATGAGGAAGGGAGGATTCGAGCCTGATGAGATGACTTTAGTGAGTGTTCTTGGGGCCTGTGGAGACTTGGGGAACTTGAATTTGGGCAGGTGGATCGAGGAATATGTTATGGCGAGGAGAATGGAACTCAACTCCTTCATTGGGTCTGCTTTAATTAACTTCTACGGGAAGTGTGGTGATTTGGACTCAGCCAGAAGGATTTTTGATTCCATAAAAAGGAAAGAAGTGGTCATTTGGAACGCAATGCTTACTGG ATATGCACAAAATGGATTGTCGGATTCTACTCTTTCGATGTTCACTGTGATGAAGGAGACAGGGACAAAACCTAATGAAATCACTCTAATTGCGGTTCTCACTGCTTGTGCTTCTATTGGTGCTTTGGAAATTGGAAAACAGGTCGATGAATACGCGTCAAAGAATGGATATGAGCATAACATTTATGTTGCTACAGCTTTAGTTGACATGTATGCAAAGTGCGGGAATTTGGACAACGCATCTCGAGTTTTTGAAAGCATAGCCAAGAAAAACGAGGTCTCTTGGAATGCTATGATCTCTGCGCATGCTTTTCATGGAAGAGCACAAGATTCCCTTTTCCTATTCCATCACATGTTGGAAGAAGGAAAAACTCTCCCAGATGACATCACATTTGTGGGGGTACTTTCTGCTTGCGTTCATTCTAGGATGGTGGATGAAGGGTACCGATTATTTGATTTGATGAGCTCAAAATTTGGGCTGACTCCAAAAGTTGAGCATTACTCATGTATGGTCGACCTTCTATCTCGTGCTGGACGGGTTTATGAGGCTTGGGACTTTATTCAGAAAATGCCACAGAAACCAGACGAGATTTTATTGGGTGCATTACTTGGTGCATGCCAGAAGCTCAAAAACGTTGATATTGGGGAAAGGGTCATGCGGCTTCTTTTAGAGATAGAGCCTTCAAACTCTGGTAATTATGTTATCTCATCGAAAATATATGCTGATATGAAGAGGTGGGATGATTCTGCTAGGATGAGATTTTTGATGAAACAGAAGGGTGTTACTAAAACTCCAGGATGTAGCTGGATTGAGATGGATGGTGACCTTCGCGAATTTCATGCTGGTGACTTGTTAGTTGAAGATGCACAACAGATTCACCAAGTTCTTAATATTCTATACGAGGACCTGCTTATGGAAATTGATAATGTGGATGTTGAACTCCAAATTGAATATGCTAATGTCATAAACATATAA
- the LOC140811434 gene encoding pentatricopeptide repeat-containing protein At2g34400 isoform X2 — translation MLYQEFKGSYCFWYEYSGSKRSIRCRCAWMTFRTKISRQFVAHSLHGTSRDLFDRLLFLLKSCKTIRLVEQIHSQVLVNSIPMPMPNFLLSKIIDLEDFNYSTLFFPRIPLPNSYAFNIMIRGLTTTWQRFNLALEFFDRMRFSGIKPDNFTYPFVFISCGYLFALKMGGATHSEVVKSGLLSDFHVAHSLITMYSRCSELSYARNVFDEMEERDLVSWNSIISGYSRLGLAAEAMEMFEEMRKGGFEPDEMTLVSVLGACGDLGNLNLGRWIEEYVMARRMELNSFIGSALINFYGKCGDLDSARRIFDSIKRKEVVIWNAMLTGYAQNGLSDSTLSMFTVMKETGTKPNEITLIAVLTACASIGALEIGKQVDEYASKNGYEHNIYVATALVDMYAKCGNLDNASRVFESIAKKNEVSWNAMISAHAFHGRAQDSLFLFHHMLEEGKTLPDDITFVGVLSACVHSRMVDEGYRLFDLMSSKFGLTPKVEHYSCMVDLLSRAGRVYEAWDFIQKMPQKPDEILLGALLGACQKLKNVDIGERVMRLLLEIEPSNSGNYVISSKIYADMKRWDDSARMRFLMKQKGVTKTPGCSWIEMDGDLREFHAGDLLVEDAQQIHQVLNILYEDLLMEIDNVDVELQIEYANVINI, via the exons ATGCTATATCAAGAGTTCAAAGGGAGCTATTGTTTTTGGTAT GAATATTCAGGTTCAAAAAGATCCATCCGCTGCCGCTGTGCGTGGATGACATTTCGTACCAAGATTTCCCGCCAATTTGTTGCTCATTCTCTTCATGGAACTTCCAGAGACCTCTTCGATCGACTCTTATTCCTTCTTAAAAGCTGCAAAACAATCAGGTTAGTGGAGCAAATACACTCCCAAGTGCTTGTTAACTCCATTCCCATGCCCATGCCAAATTTTTTACTATCTAAAATCATTGACCTCGAAGATTTCAACTACTCGACCCTTTTCTTCCCTCGAATCCCACTCCCCAACTCGTATGCTTTCAACATCATGATCCGGGGCCTCACCACAACGTGGCAAAGATTCAATCTTGCCTTGGAATTTTTTGATAGGATGAGATTTTCAGGAATAAAGCCCGATAATTTCACGTACCCATTTGTGTTCATTTCTTGTGGTTATCTTTTTGCCTTGAAAATGGGCGGAGCAACCCACAGTGAGGTTGTGAAAAGTGGGCTGCTTTCTGATTTCCACGTTGCTCATTCTTTGATCACGATGTACTCGCGGTGTAGTGAGCTGAGCTATGCACGGAATGTGTTCGATGAAATGGAAGAAAGGGATTTGGTGTCATGGAATTCCATAATATCCGGGTACTCAAGGTTGGGATTAGCTGCGGAGGCGATGGAGATGTTTGAGGAAATGAGGAAGGGAGGATTCGAGCCTGATGAGATGACTTTAGTGAGTGTTCTTGGGGCCTGTGGAGACTTGGGGAACTTGAATTTGGGCAGGTGGATCGAGGAATATGTTATGGCGAGGAGAATGGAACTCAACTCCTTCATTGGGTCTGCTTTAATTAACTTCTACGGGAAGTGTGGTGATTTGGACTCAGCCAGAAGGATTTTTGATTCCATAAAAAGGAAAGAAGTGGTCATTTGGAACGCAATGCTTACTGG ATATGCACAAAATGGATTGTCGGATTCTACTCTTTCGATGTTCACTGTGATGAAGGAGACAGGGACAAAACCTAATGAAATCACTCTAATTGCGGTTCTCACTGCTTGTGCTTCTATTGGTGCTTTGGAAATTGGAAAACAGGTCGATGAATACGCGTCAAAGAATGGATATGAGCATAACATTTATGTTGCTACAGCTTTAGTTGACATGTATGCAAAGTGCGGGAATTTGGACAACGCATCTCGAGTTTTTGAAAGCATAGCCAAGAAAAACGAGGTCTCTTGGAATGCTATGATCTCTGCGCATGCTTTTCATGGAAGAGCACAAGATTCCCTTTTCCTATTCCATCACATGTTGGAAGAAGGAAAAACTCTCCCAGATGACATCACATTTGTGGGGGTACTTTCTGCTTGCGTTCATTCTAGGATGGTGGATGAAGGGTACCGATTATTTGATTTGATGAGCTCAAAATTTGGGCTGACTCCAAAAGTTGAGCATTACTCATGTATGGTCGACCTTCTATCTCGTGCTGGACGGGTTTATGAGGCTTGGGACTTTATTCAGAAAATGCCACAGAAACCAGACGAGATTTTATTGGGTGCATTACTTGGTGCATGCCAGAAGCTCAAAAACGTTGATATTGGGGAAAGGGTCATGCGGCTTCTTTTAGAGATAGAGCCTTCAAACTCTGGTAATTATGTTATCTCATCGAAAATATATGCTGATATGAAGAGGTGGGATGATTCTGCTAGGATGAGATTTTTGATGAAACAGAAGGGTGTTACTAAAACTCCAGGATGTAGCTGGATTGAGATGGATGGTGACCTTCGCGAATTTCATGCTGGTGACTTGTTAGTTGAAGATGCACAACAGATTCACCAAGTTCTTAATATTCTATACGAGGACCTGCTTATGGAAATTGATAATGTGGATGTTGAACTCCAAATTGAATATGCTAATGTCATAAACATATAA